A segment of the Clostridiales bacterium genome:
GAACTATTGCCAAACCAAAGCTCCAAATAAACTTCCTTGTCCATTAAGCTAGATCCTTTTATAAAGAAGCTGCCTTGATTCCAATCTCCAAGCCAAGAATTCTCTCCTAAGTTAGCAGAAAAACTGTTTAGGGTACCGTGGCTTTTATATTCTCCATTTTTATCCTTTGAGACGATATTAGCAAATGCTGTGCCGCTAACAAAATCGGCTTTATTGTGCCAAATGCCAAGATGATAAAATTTGTGTCTTTCTATTATAAAAGGTTGCGAGCGATATCCCGCATAACCTTGGCCTTTAGTTGCTATTTTTAAAGCTTGATTTCCAAAAGGCAAATACACATCGCTTGCGACCGAAACCGAGGCTTCGCTTTCAATATTTTCCCAATTAGAAAAGCCCGATTCAAAATCAGCCTGGAAATCTTCAGGCAAGATGTTTTTGGTTAATTCATCTGCAAAATAATCATTATTAAGAGGATTGTTTTTGCTGTCTTGATAAATTTCATAAGAAATTGGTTGCAAAAGAACTTTATCAAAAAAGACGTAACCGGATGCCGGCCTCATTATCTTGTTTCCGTCTTCATCTTCGCCGACATCGCCAAGTTGCAAAGAGACTTGGACCGATGCCGTTTTATAACTATAGCCAGAAAAATAAATGGAATATTCTTTCCAAGTATTGCGGGTATTTATAGGTTCGCTGATTGCTTTTATATCGCCTGTTATAGCGATAAAAGCGCCATAATTATAATCTTCGCCTATAGTTGAAAAATCGGGGGTGTAGACATAAACGCTTAATTTATAATAAGAGTTAGGTTTAATTTCATATGTACTGGACTTATACGAATAAGCTGTTTGGTTAAGGGTGCTTATCATTAAAACATTGGCCGTATCCGAATCATAATCAAAAGGACTTATCAAAGTGTCAAAATTAACTTGGTCTTTAAAGTTGCCGGGAAGTTTATATGAATTATTTTTTTGGTTAACTACTTCCATAAGAGAATCGACTTTTAGGCTAATTATTCCCGCGGCGATATTGGACGATAAGTTATTGTCCATAATATTGCCAACCCAACCTGTCGGCGATGTTGGATAAGAAGTTCCTGCTTCGGAAAAACTTTCATTATCAATCAGATTTTCCATGCGGATGTTTAATTGATTGTCGTTATCGGAAGAATTTGCCGCAAAAACGCCAAAAGTTAGATTTCCCATTAATGATACAAGCGCTATTATAATACCAAGTAATATTATTCTTAATTTTTTAGTCATTTGATTATATCCTTTATAAGTCCTTTATATTGCTTCGCTTTGATTGTAAACTATTTATTATTATATAAAATTAGCGTTCTAAAATCAATTATTATATACCTTTTTTATGTTTCTTTAATATTTTTGGGAGCTTCGGCAAAGACTATTTGCAATATGATAAAATTCCCAAAAAAGATTACTTTATTAATATGTGGAGCAATCATAGGTTTTATTAACGGTTTTTTTGGCGGCGGGGGCGGGATGATAGCCGTTCCCGTATTGGAGCGTATTTTAAAAAACAAAACCAAGACCGCTCACGCGACGGCGATTTTAATCATCTTACCGCTTTGCCTTGTAAGCGCTATCATCTACATAGCGTCGGGCTATTTTGAGCTTACCAGCGGTTTGGCGGCAGGCGGCGGCGTGGTAATAGGCGGCGTTTTGGGCGCCGTATTATTGTCCAAACTAAACAACAAAGTTATAAGGATAATTTTTGCCGCGGTTATGACTTTGGTTGGACTAAAAATGGCTATTTTTCCATAAAAAAGCTTGCGAGGAAGTTTTATGTGGCAGATAATAAAATTTATTTTGATAGGGATTGCGGGCGGCGTATTAGGCGGCATGGGAATGGGCGGGGGGACTTTGACAATACCGCTTTTGACAATGCTGGGCGGGCTTAAACAGCATATAGCGCAGGCTATTAATTTGGCATCCTTTATACCAATGGCGGTAATAGCCCTTATTCTGCATTTTAAGAACAAGCTAGTGAAGACCCAAGGCGTTTTGTTTATTATAATACCCGCTTTGGTTTTTAGCATAATCTCGTCTTTAATTATAAAAAACATTGACTCCGATTTGCTTTCAAGGCTGTTCGGCGGGTTTTTGGCGCTTTTGGGCGTATGGATTTTGATTGAAAATATCTTTATAAATAAAAACATGGAAAAAGCCAAAGACAATCATTAGCTTTGGTTTTTGAATTTTTTAGAAAAATTTGCGCAATCTAAAAACATTGACTTTTTTTGGGAGAGACAAGACAATTGGACAGACAAGACATAAAAGCTATTATAATGGCCGGCGGCAAGGGCACAAGGCTTATGCCGCTGACCAAAAACTTGCCCAAACCCCTTATGCCCGTATTGGCGAAGCCCGTAATTTTTTATATTATAGAACTTTTGTTAAGTTATAATATTGATAAAATTGCGCTAACCCTTATGCACATGCCCAAAAAGATTATTGACGCCGTTAGCAAACATTTTCCAATGAGTTTCAATTATTTTATAGAACGCAAGGCTTTGGGGACGGCGGGCAGCGTAAAGGCGGCGCAAGGCTGGCTGAACGAAAAACCATTTATTGTGATAAGCGGGGACGCGTTGACTAATCTTGATTTGGCCAAAATTTATGACGCGCATCTTAAAAGCGACGCCGATATCACTATGGCGGTCAAAGAAGTTGAAAACCCCTCGCTTTATGGCGTGGTCAAAACGGATGAATATGGCTATGTGGCAGAGTTTGTGGAAAAACCCCAAAAAAAAGAAATTTTAAGCAACTTAATTAATTGCGGAATTTATATCATAAATCCCGATGTGTTGGATTTTATCCCTAAAGATACGGCGTTTGATTTTGCTAGAGATTTATTTCCCATAATTTTAAACCAAGGCAAAAGAATTTTTACGCATCGCATTGATAAATATTGGTGCGATATAGGATCCATAGAGGAATATTTTAAAGCCAATATGGATATGCTCAACGGCGTAAACGGACTTGACTGTTTTACAAAAGATAGTCAAGAATTATATGATATTCCTCTTGGGCGGACATATTTGGGCAAGAGAAGTTTTTTGGGGCTTAATGTGGATGTGGGCAATAATGCGATTATAGGCGATAATTGTTATATTGACGGCAATATTTCTTTGTCCGATTGTATTATATTTGACAATACTTTTTTGAATGTTTCTTGTCATGGCGCGATAGCCACGCCCGAACACTATATACCCGTGTTATACAAGCAGCCGCCTTATCCTCAAGCCCAAAAAAAGGCGCAACCGACAATCCAAGACACTTTTTTATAAAAAGTCTAATAGTGTAGCCAAAAATTATCGCTTTCTTTTGAATTTGTAAAAAATTGCCAAATAGTATATAATGTCTTTTGATAAAATAATTTACTAAAGATTTTGGAGGATTTTTGGATACACTTAAAGTTATATTTTTGGGCGGCGTTGGAGAGATAGGCAAAAACATCACCGCTTTTGAGTATAAAAACGATATTATTGTAGTGGATTGCGGCTCGGCGTTTCCAAGCATTGATATGCCCGGAGTTGACCTTGTCATTCCCGATGTCAGTTATTTGATAGATAACATCCATAAAGTCAGGGGCTTTTTTCTTACCCACGGGCATGAGGACCATATAGGCGGATTGCCTTATATATTAAAACAGTTTGAAATCCGCGTTCCTATTTATGCGTCCAATCTTACGCTCGCTCTTTTGGAACATAAATTTAAAGAACATAAATTAGAAAATGTCAATGTTAATATAGTCAAAAAAAATACGGTTATAAAAGCGGGCGCTTTTTCGGTGGAGTTTATCAAAGTCAGCCATTCTATATCGGGCAGTTTTGCTTTATATATCCAATGCCCGGCGGCAAAAGTTTTTCATACGGGCGACTTTAAGATTGACTATACCCCTATTGACGGAGAAATGATTGACCTAAGACGGATCGCGGAGATAAGCCGAAAGGGCATAACCCTTTTGTTGTCGGAAAGCACCAATATTGAACGCCCCGGATATTCTATGAGCGAATCAACCGTAGGCAAATCATTATATAATTTTTTCGCGCAAAACACCAAAAGGCGCTTGATTGTGGCGACATTCGCGTCCAATATCCATAGAATACAACAGATAATTGACCTGGCTCAAAAGTTTGGCAGAAAGGTCGCTTTTAGCGGACGAAGCATGCATAATGTGTTAGAAGCGGCTGCTAGAATAGGCGAAATAAGATACGACAAAAATCAAATAGTTGATTTGGAGAAAACCAAAAAGATTGACGACGATAAGCTGGTTATTATCACGACCGGCTCTCAAGGCGAGCCTATGAGCGCGCTTACTCGCATGGCAAGCGATGAGTTTAATAAAGTGAAAATAACCGATAACGACACGGTCATAATATCCGCCTCGCCTATACCAGGCAACGAAAAGTTGGTGTATAATGTAATAAACAATCTATACCAAAAAGGCGCAAAAGTCATCTACGAGGCCTTGGCGGATGTTCATGTCTCGGGGCATGCGTTTAGAGAAGAACTCAAGCTAATTTATCTTTTGGTAAAACCCAAATATTTTATTCCCGTCCATGGCGAAATTAGGCATCTTAAGCAACATATGGAAATGATCGCGGATTTAGGGCATAACCCAAAACACATGCTTATGCCCCAGATTAGCAATAAAATTGAAGTTTGTTCCAAATTTTTGAAAAGATCGGACAATGTTACGGCCGGCAATGTCTTGGTTGACGGAGCAGGCATAGGCGACGTAGGCGCCGAAGTTTTAAGGGATAGAAGGCGTTTATCCGAAGACGGCATGCTATTAGTAATAATGGGCATTGAGCAAGGCGGGACCGTTTCATCCGTTGATGTAATAACAAGAGGCTTTATATATGCCAGAGAATCCATAGATTTGATCGAAGAAATCAAGCAAGTTTCCATTAATTCGGTTAATGGCATTGATTTAAAAGTTCAAGTTGACAGGGAAATTTTAAAGAACAATATTAGAAAAAACCTTCGTAATTTTTTGAACAAAAAAATCAAAAGAAGCCCGATGATTTTGCCTATAATAATAGAAAACTAATATGCAGTTACAGGACATTTTGGAATATTGCCGACAAAATAATATACCGACTATAAGCAAGTCTGCATGGGAACAACTTGCTAATGCGCTTAAAAAATATAAGCCTTACAAAATTTTGGAAATAGGAACAGGTTCGGGCTACTCGGCGGCAAAAATATTAAATACTATAAAAAGTTATGCCGACCTAAAAGATATTAGCTTTACTACGGTTGATATTGACCCCGAAAGGTTTGAGCTCGCTCTTGCCAACTTAAAGGAGTTAGGACTTTATCAATATGCGGAATTGATACTAGACGACGCGGCCGCGCTTTTGGGCCTATATGTTTTGCAAAACAGGTTATTTGATTTTATATTCTTAGACGGCGCCAAAGGCCAGTATATAAATTATTTGCCAAATATTTTGAAAATTTTGAAAAAAGACGGAATTTTGTTTTGCGATAATATATCTTTTCATGGCCTATCCAAAAGCGGAAAAGATACTTACCATAAGATGCGCACTATCGCGGTAAATTTGCAAAAATTTGAAAAAGCGCTAAAAAAATGTCCGCAATTAAAATGCGAAATTATCAAAACAGGCAACGACCATGTGGCGATTTGCCAAAAGATATAATACGTTATGAAAGATGCAAAAAAAGTTGAGTTATTAGCCCCCGCGGGCAATATGGAAAAATTAAAAATAGCCCTTTACTTTGGCGCAGACGCGGTATATATGGGCGGGCATAATTTCAGCCTAAGGCAATATAGCCAAAATTTTTCGCATGAAGAGATTTTTGAAGCCGCCCAATATACTCATAATTTAGGCAAAAAGTTATATGTCGCCGTCAATATCTTTGCCCGCGACCATGACTTTGACCAGCTTGAAGAATATCTTAAGATACTCCAAGAAGCAAAAGTGGATGCCGTAATAGTGAGCGATTTGGGCGTTTTGGATTTGGTATTGAAAAACACCCGTCTAGATGTTCATATTAGCACGCAGGCAAACACTACTAACGCGCGGGCGATAGACTTTTACGCCAATCTTGGCGTAAAAAGAGTAATTTTGGCGCGCGAATTGACTTTGAAAGAAATCCAAAACATCAAAAAAAATCTTACTAAAGACATAGAACTTGAAGCCTTTGTCCATGGCGCTATGTGCATTTCTTATTCGGGAAGGTGTTTATTAAGCAACTTTTTTACAGGCCGCGATTCCAATCGCGGCGAGTGCGCGCAATCTTGCCGCTGGGATTATATATTATACCAAAAAACCAAGCCCGACAAAGAACTAATAATCAATCAAGACGCCAAAGGGACATATATTTTGAACTCTAAA
Coding sequences within it:
- a CDS encoding TSUP family transporter translates to MIVNYLLLYKISVLKSIIIYLFYVSLIFLGASAKTICNMIKFPKKITLLICGAIIGFINGFFGGGGGMIAVPVLERILKNKTKTAHATAILIILPLCLVSAIIYIASGYFELTSGLAAGGGVVIGGVLGAVLLSKLNNKVIRIIFAAVMTLVGLKMAIFP
- a CDS encoding sulfite exporter TauE/SafE family protein; the protein is MWQIIKFILIGIAGGVLGGMGMGGGTLTIPLLTMLGGLKQHIAQAINLASFIPMAVIALILHFKNKLVKTQGVLFIIIPALVFSIISSLIIKNIDSDLLSRLFGGFLALLGVWILIENIFINKNMEKAKDNH
- a CDS encoding NDP-sugar synthase, whose translation is MDRQDIKAIIMAGGKGTRLMPLTKNLPKPLMPVLAKPVIFYIIELLLSYNIDKIALTLMHMPKKIIDAVSKHFPMSFNYFIERKALGTAGSVKAAQGWLNEKPFIVISGDALTNLDLAKIYDAHLKSDADITMAVKEVENPSLYGVVKTDEYGYVAEFVEKPQKKEILSNLINCGIYIINPDVLDFIPKDTAFDFARDLFPIILNQGKRIFTHRIDKYWCDIGSIEEYFKANMDMLNGVNGLDCFTKDSQELYDIPLGRTYLGKRSFLGLNVDVGNNAIIGDNCYIDGNISLSDCIIFDNTFLNVSCHGAIATPEHYIPVLYKQPPYPQAQKKAQPTIQDTFL
- a CDS encoding ribonuclease J; protein product: MDTLKVIFLGGVGEIGKNITAFEYKNDIIVVDCGSAFPSIDMPGVDLVIPDVSYLIDNIHKVRGFFLTHGHEDHIGGLPYILKQFEIRVPIYASNLTLALLEHKFKEHKLENVNVNIVKKNTVIKAGAFSVEFIKVSHSISGSFALYIQCPAAKVFHTGDFKIDYTPIDGEMIDLRRIAEISRKGITLLLSESTNIERPGYSMSESTVGKSLYNFFAQNTKRRLIVATFASNIHRIQQIIDLAQKFGRKVAFSGRSMHNVLEAAARIGEIRYDKNQIVDLEKTKKIDDDKLVIITTGSQGEPMSALTRMASDEFNKVKITDNDTVIISASPIPGNEKLVYNVINNLYQKGAKVIYEALADVHVSGHAFREELKLIYLLVKPKYFIPVHGEIRHLKQHMEMIADLGHNPKHMLMPQISNKIEVCSKFLKRSDNVTAGNVLVDGAGIGDVGAEVLRDRRRLSEDGMLLVIMGIEQGGTVSSVDVITRGFIYARESIDLIEEIKQVSINSVNGIDLKVQVDREILKNNIRKNLRNFLNKKIKRSPMILPIIIEN
- a CDS encoding methyltransferase domain-containing protein, translated to MQLQDILEYCRQNNIPTISKSAWEQLANALKKYKPYKILEIGTGSGYSAAKILNTIKSYADLKDISFTTVDIDPERFELALANLKELGLYQYAELILDDAAALLGLYVLQNRLFDFIFLDGAKGQYINYLPNILKILKKDGILFCDNISFHGLSKSGKDTYHKMRTIAVNLQKFEKALKKCPQLKCEIIKTGNDHVAICQKI
- a CDS encoding U32 family peptidase codes for the protein MKDAKKVELLAPAGNMEKLKIALYFGADAVYMGGHNFSLRQYSQNFSHEEIFEAAQYTHNLGKKLYVAVNIFARDHDFDQLEEYLKILQEAKVDAVIVSDLGVLDLVLKNTRLDVHISTQANTTNARAIDFYANLGVKRVILARELTLKEIQNIKKNLTKDIELEAFVHGAMCISYSGRCLLSNFFTGRDSNRGECAQSCRWDYILYQKTKPDKELIINQDAKGTYILNSKDLNMLNHLDKLVQAGISSFKIEGRMKTAYYVATIVNAYRRALDCLANNQKIHEDILQEPYKTSHREFTTGFYFSNPEECYSSSRTIQSYDFAAIVKDYDNGKALVEQRNRFEIGDELEILSPGDTFLKTIKVQKMQDSGGQPIMVADRVQQEVIIYTDLKLITGDILRKKQRILD